In the genome of Sulfurovum xiamenensis, one region contains:
- a CDS encoding protein-disulfide reductase DsbD family protein, with amino-acid sequence MYQKNSKKTVLILFFLLSSTSLFAGESMFVQSTMHMMLGAFVAGILLTFTPCVLPMVPIVSSVIAGQGENITKTKAVILSVSYVLGTAVTYALMGALAGATGEQLQSYFQNIWAISAMSMVFVVMSLSMFGLFTIELPSFIQSKLNAESQGLKGGKLGMVFLLGMISALILGACVSPILISFLSVAISSSDPVLGAMTMFFLALGMGVPLILLGVGAGYILPKAGAWMEKVKYVFGALLLGVAIEIFSTLELVNTLLLWGIYAVGVSIYLGATQALDSESSGWKKLQKALATVLLIWGIILMVGAGYGEQDIYHPLPKTSVTYLQDGKVKLSGALPFEEIANITAYDIKRRQAMDENKTMVVFFHTDTCPVCKHLRDTTFKDQRVQEKLQKDYVAVSVNMSDKTDIKIEEIKQMFQVFGPPGFVFIGPNGKEIKDAKFYGYQEPEEFYDTLDLIAE; translated from the coding sequence ATGTATCAGAAAAATTCTAAAAAAACGGTTCTCATTCTCTTTTTTCTACTCTCTAGTACCTCTCTTTTTGCCGGAGAGAGTATGTTTGTACAAAGTACGATGCATATGATGTTGGGTGCATTTGTCGCGGGGATCTTACTGACCTTCACACCCTGCGTTTTACCCATGGTACCGATAGTCTCCAGTGTTATTGCAGGTCAGGGGGAAAATATTACCAAGACAAAAGCGGTGATACTCTCTGTCTCTTATGTTCTGGGTACGGCAGTGACCTACGCGCTTATGGGTGCACTGGCAGGAGCAACAGGTGAACAGTTACAGTCCTATTTTCAAAATATCTGGGCTATCAGTGCGATGAGTATGGTCTTTGTTGTTATGTCATTGTCCATGTTCGGACTTTTTACGATAGAGCTTCCCTCCTTCATACAGTCTAAACTAAATGCAGAGTCACAAGGTCTCAAAGGTGGAAAATTGGGTATGGTCTTCCTGCTTGGAATGATCTCAGCACTGATCCTGGGTGCCTGTGTCTCACCTATACTGATCTCGTTCTTATCTGTAGCGATCTCTTCAAGTGATCCTGTACTGGGTGCCATGACGATGTTCTTTTTGGCTTTAGGTATGGGAGTACCGCTCATTTTATTGGGTGTGGGTGCCGGATATATACTGCCTAAAGCCGGTGCATGGATGGAGAAGGTGAAATATGTCTTCGGGGCACTGCTTCTTGGTGTAGCTATAGAGATATTTTCTACGCTTGAACTTGTGAATACCCTTTTACTCTGGGGTATCTATGCTGTGGGTGTCAGTATCTATCTTGGTGCGACACAGGCACTTGACAGTGAGAGCAGCGGATGGAAAAAACTTCAAAAAGCATTGGCTACGGTGCTACTTATATGGGGTATTATACTTATGGTAGGTGCAGGGTATGGAGAACAAGATATCTATCATCCTCTTCCTAAAACCTCTGTAACGTATCTGCAGGATGGGAAGGTCAAACTCTCCGGTGCCTTGCCTTTTGAGGAGATCGCCAATATTACAGCCTATGATATAAAACGACGACAGGCGATGGATGAAAACAAAACGATGGTCGTCTTTTTCCATACCGATACATGTCCGGTCTGTAAACACTTAAGGGACACGACTTTTAAAGACCAAAGAGTACAAGAAAAACTTCAAAAAGACTATGTGGCCGTGAGTGTCAACATGAGTGACAAAACAGATATAAAGATAGAAGAGATCAAACAAATGTTCCAAGTTTTTGGACCTCCAGGTTTTGTCTTCATCGGTCCTAATGGTAAAGAGATAAAAGATGCAAAGTTTTACGGGTATCAAGAACCTGAAGAATTTTATGATACATTAGATCTTATAGCAGAGTAA
- a CDS encoding DMT family transporter, which translates to MTKEREGEILMVGLAILESWFPIFSIVAMSYIGALHTYTYSLFIALIFFIVIMFKRDRFKELKNKEAYKDLLLTSFWITSLFAFVFIGMRYTTAGNMAVIIFLQLLFSYLYFNLFGKEKMHTLHLWGAFIMGIGALIILIPDEMIFNKGDLLILVAAAIAPIANLYQKRAREFCSSETILGFRTFVGLPFIALMAWAFEPAVEYDAFVAALPSLLFIGILIYVVSKIMWIEALHRTSITKLSAMLGLVPMMTLIFAYFYLHEVPELRQVLGIIPILVGGYLLTKPLNEI; encoded by the coding sequence ATGACAAAGGAAAGAGAAGGTGAAATACTCATGGTTGGCCTTGCCATACTTGAGTCCTGGTTTCCCATATTCTCTATCGTCGCTATGTCCTACATAGGAGCACTGCATACCTATACCTATTCTCTTTTCATCGCTTTAATCTTTTTTATCGTAATCATGTTCAAACGGGATAGATTTAAAGAGCTTAAGAACAAAGAAGCCTACAAAGACCTGCTTCTTACAAGCTTTTGGATCACTTCACTCTTTGCATTCGTTTTCATAGGAATGCGATACACTACTGCTGGGAATATGGCAGTCATTATATTCCTGCAGCTGCTTTTTTCTTACCTCTACTTCAATCTCTTTGGAAAAGAGAAGATGCATACTTTACATCTATGGGGTGCTTTTATTATGGGGATTGGAGCGCTCATCATCCTCATTCCTGATGAAATGATATTCAATAAAGGCGATCTGCTTATCTTGGTTGCAGCTGCCATTGCACCTATTGCCAATCTCTACCAGAAAAGAGCGCGTGAATTTTGTTCTTCAGAGACCATTCTGGGATTTAGAACATTCGTTGGTCTGCCTTTTATAGCCCTTATGGCATGGGCCTTTGAACCTGCTGTAGAGTACGATGCATTTGTGGCGGCTCTGCCTTCATTACTGTTTATCGGTATTTTAATCTATGTCGTTTCAAAGATCATGTGGATAGAAGCGCTACACCGTACATCTATTACAAAACTGTCGGCTATGCTGGGACTGGTCCCCATGATGACGCTTATCTTTGCCTACTTCTACCTCCATGAAGTGCCAGAACTTCGTCAAGTCTTAGGTATCATTCCTATACTTGTAGGTGGGTATCTTCTAACGAAGCCGTTAAATGAAATATGA
- a CDS encoding alpha/beta fold hydrolase, protein MSIQKIILILLIAVLSLTTDSATKLYSIVMHYERYTAELEKKCITLDFGKIVYLENSVKSDKTLLFVHGFGGNKDTWNRLIEAMDEKYHVIVIDLPGHGESISEKTLGYTMSEQAKRVYAFIEAKHLKGFYLFGHSMGGSIALHYTINHPETLKALILIDTMGMVKTKSDGVKLVERSDKNPLYDVCTEERLETLLRYSLYKPPYIPDIIKEAMLKEKCERRDLEKILYEDMYKDVCCFNELAKKIDIPTLILWGDKDRMTHIDNATLFHETIKNSKLVILQEIGHVPILEDPERTADEVEKFIKQVHHP, encoded by the coding sequence ATGTCGATCCAAAAGATCATCCTTATTCTCCTAATTGCAGTGTTGAGTTTGACGACGGACAGTGCAACAAAACTCTACAGTATAGTGATGCATTATGAACGTTACACTGCAGAGTTGGAGAAAAAATGTATCACTTTGGATTTTGGAAAGATAGTCTACCTTGAAAATAGTGTCAAAAGTGATAAAACACTGCTGTTCGTTCACGGTTTTGGCGGGAACAAGGATACATGGAACAGACTGATCGAAGCAATGGATGAAAAGTATCATGTCATTGTGATAGACCTTCCTGGACATGGGGAGAGTATTTCAGAAAAGACGTTGGGATATACGATGTCGGAGCAGGCAAAAAGAGTGTATGCCTTTATAGAGGCTAAACATTTGAAAGGCTTTTACCTTTTTGGTCACTCTATGGGAGGGTCCATTGCTCTACACTATACAATAAACCATCCAGAGACACTCAAAGCACTTATCCTCATAGATACTATGGGTATGGTGAAAACAAAAAGCGACGGTGTGAAACTCGTAGAAAGATCCGATAAAAACCCGCTTTATGATGTCTGCACGGAAGAGCGGCTGGAAACACTTTTACGCTATTCTCTCTACAAGCCTCCCTATATCCCGGATATCATTAAAGAGGCCATGCTCAAAGAGAAGTGTGAAAGACGTGATCTGGAAAAAATACTCTATGAGGATATGTATAAAGATGTCTGTTGTTTCAATGAGCTTGCAAAAAAGATCGATATCCCCACACTGATATTATGGGGAGACAAAGACAGGATGACACACATAGACAATGCAACACTGTTTCATGAGACCATTAAGAACAGTAAACTGGTCATTTTGCAAGAGATAGGACATGTACCGATACTGGAAGATCCTGAAAGAACAGCTGATGAGGTTGAAAAGTTCATCAAACAGGTGCATCATCCTTAG
- a CDS encoding class I SAM-dependent methyltransferase: MEKKNFFESVYENADHDDLSSIPWATLAPNIYLEKHLAMQGPVVGKKALVIGCGLGDDALILEKYGYEVEALDISPSAIALAKKRHPESKVDFHVGDIYDMPASSVGKYDFVYEGLTIQSLPPSDREKLVGIIVSLVAKEGELFVYAHAQDDTDNYGGPPWPLYADEFTLFEKEGLEQVYIEKETESKPVAPYKCCALYRK, from the coding sequence ATGGAAAAGAAAAACTTTTTTGAGTCTGTCTATGAGAATGCAGACCATGATGATCTTTCATCTATCCCATGGGCGACACTTGCGCCTAACATCTATTTGGAAAAACACTTAGCCATGCAAGGACCTGTTGTAGGTAAAAAAGCACTGGTTATCGGATGCGGGTTAGGTGATGATGCACTGATCTTGGAAAAATATGGCTATGAGGTAGAAGCATTGGATATCTCTCCTTCAGCGATAGCCCTGGCCAAGAAGAGACATCCTGAAAGTAAGGTCGATTTTCATGTAGGCGATATCTATGATATGCCTGCATCTTCTGTGGGTAAATATGATTTTGTTTATGAAGGGCTGACCATTCAGTCTTTACCTCCTTCAGATAGAGAAAAGCTGGTGGGTATCATCGTTTCTCTTGTGGCCAAAGAGGGAGAACTGTTTGTCTATGCGCATGCACAGGATGATACAGATAATTATGGTGGACCACCATGGCCATTGTATGCAGATGAATTTACGCTTTTTGAAAAAGAAGGGCTGGAACAAGTGTATATTGAGAAAGAAACAGAGAGTAAACCCGTAGCACCCTATAAGTGTTGTGCACTGTACAGAAAATAG
- a CDS encoding methylated-DNA--[protein]-cysteine S-methyltransferase gives MNTISIQYFQTPVGEMILGSYDDKLCMADWRYRKGRESIDRRVQKGLHAIFVEEESEVLNLAKEELEAYFKGLRQKFDIPLLLVGTEFQKSVWKGLLQISFGTTVSYKDLAQNIDNKTAVRAVASAVGANAMSIFIPCHRVVGSDSSLRGYAGGLEAKKKLLALEQNMFTI, from the coding sequence ATGAATACGATAAGTATACAATACTTCCAAACACCTGTCGGAGAAATGATCTTAGGTTCCTATGACGATAAACTCTGTATGGCTGACTGGCGATACAGAAAGGGTAGAGAAAGTATAGATAGAAGAGTGCAAAAGGGTCTTCATGCCATTTTTGTCGAAGAAGAGAGTGAGGTGTTGAATTTGGCTAAAGAGGAACTGGAAGCGTATTTTAAAGGCTTACGTCAAAAATTTGATATTCCTTTGTTGTTGGTTGGCACAGAGTTTCAAAAGTCTGTTTGGAAGGGACTTCTTCAAATTTCGTTTGGTACCACTGTTTCTTATAAGGATTTGGCGCAAAATATTGACAACAAAACAGCAGTAAGAGCTGTAGCCTCAGCTGTAGGTGCCAATGCTATGTCTATTTTCATACCTTGTCATCGTGTTGTCGGATCTGATAGTTCTTTGAGGGGCTATGCTGGTGGTTTGGAAGCAAAGAAAAAGCTATTGGCACTTGAACAAAATATGTTTACGATATAA
- a CDS encoding MmcQ/YjbR family DNA-binding protein, with amino-acid sequence MNFEQLDTYIRAKQGVTFDYPFDEKVRVYRIAEKMFALTSEDRPISVNLKCDPLYALELRSLYKGIIAGYHMNKKHWNTVTVEDSDVDDETVKELIDHSYDLVYEKLTKKQKALLG; translated from the coding sequence ATGAACTTTGAACAGTTAGATACATATATACGTGCTAAGCAGGGTGTGACTTTTGATTATCCTTTTGATGAAAAGGTTCGTGTTTATCGCATTGCTGAAAAAATGTTTGCTTTGACCTCAGAGGATAGACCTATATCAGTCAATCTCAAATGTGACCCGCTTTATGCTTTGGAGCTACGTTCTCTCTATAAAGGTATCATAGCAGGGTACCATATGAATAAAAAGCATTGGAACACAGTAACAGTAGAGGATTCCGATGTAGATGATGAAACAGTGAAAGAGCTGATAGACCACTCTTATGATCTAGTGTATGAGAAATTGACCAAGAAACAAAAAGCCTTACTGGGTTAA
- a CDS encoding thiamine phosphate synthase: MIYALVDKETLKQKGVSLEVLLQHISTFPNIPILQYRNKLAAIEEKKEDLEIIRAYYHGIVIINDTIELIAHADGLHLGQEDLREYSHDLKEAVDLVRQKIGKKILGLSTHDKEEILSANALDLDYIGLGAYRATDTKSEAHVGGTTLLEAAKFSKHPVGIIGGVRMDDVFEAPIVYKVIGSGLYDGIK; the protein is encoded by the coding sequence ATGATCTATGCACTTGTAGACAAGGAGACACTGAAGCAAAAGGGTGTCTCTTTAGAAGTACTTCTTCAGCATATCTCTACTTTTCCCAATATACCTATTCTCCAATACCGCAATAAATTGGCTGCTATTGAAGAGAAAAAAGAAGATCTTGAGATTATCCGGGCATATTATCATGGTATAGTCATCATCAATGATACGATTGAGCTTATTGCCCATGCGGACGGATTGCATCTTGGCCAGGAAGACCTTAGAGAGTACAGTCATGATCTGAAAGAAGCAGTTGACCTGGTACGTCAAAAGATAGGAAAGAAGATCCTCGGACTTTCAACCCATGATAAAGAAGAGATACTTTCGGCAAATGCTTTGGACCTTGATTATATAGGTTTAGGAGCCTACAGAGCGACTGACACGAAAAGTGAAGCCCATGTCGGAGGGACAACACTCCTTGAGGCAGCGAAATTCTCTAAACATCCTGTGGGTATCATAGGAGGTGTTCGTATGGATGATGTGTTTGAAGCACCGATTGTCTATAAAGTGATAGGAAGTGGACTTTACGACGGTATAAAGTAG
- the accD gene encoding acetyl-CoA carboxylase, carboxyltransferase subunit beta, translated as MFGNIFKKATTGSTQETPNQWIKCPKCTSLMYYKEVEAKQNVCPKCNHHFRISAEKRIASIVDEGSFVECDATLAPIDPLKFSDKKSYKKRIEEAKAQTGKTSSVMSGSCTIGGQPVEIAVFDFSFMGGSLGSVEGEKIVRGINRAIEKECGFIIVSASGGARMQESTYSLLQMSKTSAALNRLHQKGLPFISILTDPTMGGVSASFAMLGDIIMAEPGALIGFAGQRVIKQTVGVDLPEGFQRSEFLLEHGLIDMIVDRPDMHQTLSDLFKLFNKKAS; from the coding sequence ATGTTTGGAAATATTTTTAAAAAAGCCACAACAGGATCAACACAAGAGACACCTAATCAGTGGATTAAATGTCCAAAATGTACCTCTTTGATGTATTATAAAGAGGTAGAAGCCAAGCAAAATGTATGTCCTAAATGTAACCATCATTTCAGAATATCTGCTGAAAAGCGTATAGCCTCCATTGTAGATGAGGGATCTTTTGTAGAGTGTGATGCTACTTTGGCACCTATAGACCCATTGAAGTTTTCAGATAAAAAAAGTTATAAAAAGCGTATAGAAGAAGCCAAAGCCCAAACAGGGAAAACCTCTTCTGTCATGAGCGGTTCTTGTACGATCGGCGGTCAACCCGTTGAGATCGCAGTATTTGACTTCTCATTCATGGGGGGTAGTTTGGGTTCAGTTGAAGGTGAAAAGATCGTTCGCGGTATCAACAGAGCGATAGAAAAAGAGTGTGGATTTATCATCGTTTCTGCTTCTGGTGGTGCACGTATGCAAGAGAGTACCTACTCACTGCTTCAAATGAGCAAAACATCTGCAGCACTCAACAGACTGCACCAAAAAGGTTTGCCTTTTATCTCTATTTTGACAGACCCTACGATGGGTGGTGTATCTGCTTCATTTGCCATGCTGGGTGATATTATCATGGCGGAACCGGGTGCACTTATAGGATTTGCAGGTCAAAGGGTGATCAAACAGACTGTTGGAGTGGATCTTCCTGAAGGTTTCCAGCGTTCAGAATTCCTACTGGAGCATGGACTCATCGATATGATCGTAGATCGTCCTGATATGCATCAAACGCTTTCTGATCTCTTTAAACTTTTTAACAAGAAGGCAAGTTAA